A stretch of Gorilla gorilla gorilla isolate KB3781 chromosome 9, NHGRI_mGorGor1-v2.1_pri, whole genome shotgun sequence DNA encodes these proteins:
- the OR8J1 gene encoding olfactory receptor 8J1, whose translation MAPENFTRVTEFILTGVFSCPELQIPLFLVFLVLYVLTMAGNLGIITLTSVDPRLQTPMYFFLQHLALINLGNSTVIAPKMLINFLVKKKTTSFYECATQLGGFLFFIVSEVMMLALMAYDRYVAICNPLLYMVVVSRRLCLLLVSLTYLYGFSTAIVVSSCVFSVSYCSSNIINHFYCDNVPLLALSCSDTYLSETVVFISAATNVVGSLIIVLVSYFNIVLSILKIRSSEGRKKAFSTCASHMMAVTIFYGTLLFMYVQPRSNHSLDTDKMASVFYTLVIPMLNPLIYSLRNKDVKTALQRFMTNLCYSFKTM comes from the coding sequence ATGGCTCCTGAAAATTTCACCAGGGTCACTGAGTTTATTCTCACAGGTGTCTTTAGCTGTCCAGAGCTCCAGATTCCCCTCTTCCTGGTCTTCCTGGTGCTCTATGTGCTGACCATGGCAGGGAACCTGGGCATCATCACCCTCACCAGTGTTGACCCTCGACTTCAAACCCCCATGTACTTTTTCCTGCAACATCTGGCTCTCATTAATCTTGGTAACTCTACTGTCATTGCCCCTAAAATGCTGATTAACtttttagtaaagaagaaaactacCTCATTCTATGAATGTGCCACCCAACTGGGAGGGTTCTTGTTCTTTATTGTATCTGAGGTAATGATGCTGGCTTTGATGGCCTATGACCGCTATGTGGCTATTTGTAACCCTCTGCTCTACATGGTGGTGGTGTCTCGGCGGCTCTGCCTCCTGCTGGTCTCCCTCACATACCTCTATGGCTTTTCTACAGCTATTGTGGTTTCATCTTGTGTATTCTCTGTGTCTTATTGCTCTTCTAATATAATCAATCATTTTTACTGTGATAATGTTCCTCTGTTAGCATTATCTTGCTCTGATACTTACTTATCAGAAACAGTTGTCTTTATATCTGCAGCAACAAATGTGGTTGGTTCCTTGATTATAGTTCTAGTATCTTATTTCAAcattgttttgtctattttaaaaatacgttcatcagaaggaaggaaaaaagcctTTTCTACCTGTGCTTCACATATGATGGCAGTCACAATTTTTTATGGGACATTGCTATTCATGTATGTGCAGCCCCGAAGTAACCATTCATTGGATACTGATAAGATGGCTTCTGTGTTTTACACGTTGGTAATTCCTATGCTGAATCCCTTGATCTACAGCCTGAGGAATAAGGATGTGAAGACTGCTCTACAGAGATTCATGACAAATCTGTGCTATTCCTTTAAAACAATGTAA
- the LOC101145365 gene encoding olfactory receptor 8U8, translating into MAHINCTQATEFILVGLTDDQELKMPLFVLFLSIYLFTVVGNLGLILLIRADTSLNTPMYFFLSNLAFVDFCYSSVITPKMLGNFLYKENVISFDACATQLGCFLTFMISEFMLLASMAYDRYVAICNPLLYMVVMTPGICIQLVAVPYSYSFLMALSHTILTFRLSYCHSNIVNHFYCDDMPLLRLTCSDTRFKQLWILACAGITFICSVLIVFISYMFIIFAILRMSSAEGRRKAFSTCSSHMLAVTIFYGTLIFMYLQPSSSHSLDADKMASVFYMVIIPMLNPLIYSLRNKDVKDALKKVIINRNHAFIFLKLRK; encoded by the coding sequence ATGGCTCACATCAATTGCACCCAGGCGACAGAGTTTATTCTTGTGGGCCTCACAGACGATCAGGAGTTGAAGATGCCCCTCTTTGTGCTATTCTTATCCATCTACCTCTTCACAGTGGTAGGCAACTTGGGTTTGATCCTACTCATTAGAGCGGATACAAGTCTCAACACACCAATGTACTTCTTTCTTAGCAACCTAGCTTTTGTGGATTTCTGTTACTCTTCTGTCATTACACCCAAAATGCTTGGGAATTTCTTGtacaaagaaaatgttatatccTTTGATGCATGTGCTACTCAACTGGGCTGCTTTCTCACCTTCATGATATCAGAATTTATGCTACTGGCTTCCATGGCCTATGACCGATATGTGGCCATTTGTAACCCTCTATTGTATATGGTTGTAATGACTCCAGGAATCTGCATTCAACTTGTAGCAGTTCCTTATAGCTATAGCTTCCTAATGGCACTATCTCACACCATCCTCACCTTCCGCCTCTCCTATTGCCACTCCAACATTGTCAACCATTTCTATTGCGATGACATGCCTCTCCTCAGGCTAACTTGCTCAGACACTCGCTTCAAACAGCTATGGATTTTGGCCTGTGCTGGTATCACATTCATCTGCTCTGTTCTGATTGTCTTTATCTCCTACATGTTCATTATTTTTGCCATCCTGAGGATGAGCTCAGCTGAAGGAAGACGCAAAGCCTTCTCCACCTGTAGCTCTCACATGCTGGCAGTCACCATATTCTATGGCACCCTGATCTTTATGTACTTACAACCaagctcaagccattctcttgatGCAGACAAGATGGCCTCTGTCTTCTACATGGTGATTATTCCCATGTTGAATCCCTTGATTTACAGTCTCAGGAACAAAGATGTAAAAGATGCCCTGAAGAAAGTCATCATCAATAGAaaccatgcttttatttttctgaaactgAGAAAATGA
- the LOC101145740 gene encoding olfactory receptor 8U9: MTQINCTQVTEFILVGLTDRQELKMPLFVLFLSIYLFTVVGNLGLILLIRTDEKLNTPMYFFLSNLAFVDFCYSSVITPKMLGNFLYKQNSISFNACAAQLGCFLAFMTAECLLLASMAYDRYVAICNPLMYMVVMSPGICIQLVAAPYSYSTLVALFHTILTFRLSYCHSNIVNHFYCDDMPLLRLTCSDTRFKQLWIFACAGIMFISSLLIVFVSYMFIISAILRMRSAEGRQKAFSTCGSHMLAVTIFYGTLIFMYLQPSSSHALDTDKMASVFYTVIIPMLNPLIYSLRNKEVKEALKKIIINKN; the protein is encoded by the coding sequence ATGACTCAGATCAattgcacccaggtgacagagtttATTCTTGTGGGCCTCACAGATCGTCAGGAGTTGAAGATGCCCCTCTTTGTGCTAttcttatctatctatcttttcACAGTAGTAGGCAATCTGGGTTTGATCCTACTCATTAGAACAGATGAAAAACTCAACACACCAATGTACTTCTTTCTTAGCAACCTAGCTTTTGTGGATTTCTGTTACTCTTCTGTCATTACACCCAAAATGCTTGGGAATTTCttatataaacaaaatagtaTTTCGTTCAATGCATGTGCTGCTCAGTTAGGCTGTTTCCTAGCCTTCATGACGGCTGAGTGCTTGCTACTGGCTTCCATGGCCTATGACCGATATGTGGCCATTTGTAACCCTCTGATGTATATGGTGGTAATGtccccaggaatctgcattcaGCTTGTGGCTGCTCCCTATAGCTATAGCACCTTGGTTGCACTGTTTCACACCATCCTCACCTTCCGCCTCTCCTATTGCCACTCGAACATTGTCAACCATTTCTATTGTGATGACATGCCTCTCCTCAGGCTAACTTGCTCAGACACTCGCTTCAAACAGCTCTGGATCTTTGCCTGTGCTGGTATCATGTTCATTTCCTCCCTTCTGATTGTCTTTGTCTCCTACATGTTCATCATTTCTGCCATCCTGAGGATGCGTTCAGCTGAGGGAAGACAGAAGGCTTTCTCGACATGTGGCTCCCACATGCTGGCAGTCACCATATTCTATGGGACCCTGATTTTTATGTACTTACAGCCTAGCTCTAGCCATGCCCTGGACACAGACAAGATGGCCTCTGTCTTCTACACAGTGATCATTCCCATGTTGAATCCCTTAATCTATAGCCTCCGGAATAAGGAGGTGAAAGAAGCTCTGAAGAAAATCATTATCAATAAAAACTAG